The Sorangiineae bacterium MSr11954 DNA segment CTTGGCTCGTTATCGACCTGCACGAATCCGGCGGCGCTCGCGCTGACGCCATTGCCTACCTACGATCGAACTACCTCAATCACCGTCGAGCATATTCGTGATCTCCTTGCGCAGAGCCAGGCGCTCGACGATGCACGCAAAACGGCGCCAAGTCAGGAAGCAGCACGGCAGGCGCTCGAGCTGGCGCGCAAGCTACCCGATCGGGCGCTCGCCGCGGAAGCGCTCTATCGACTCAGCATCGCGCAGGAGAGCGCCGGCGAGTTCGACGCGTCGGAGGCGAGCATTGTTCAGGCAGTTGCCGACGCCGAATCGAGCGGCCACGAACGGCTGTTGCCGCTCGTTTTGACCCAGTTGCTGTCGGTTGTCGGCAACGACCAGGAGCGCCCCAGCGAGGTCGAGCGCCTGGTTCCGTTCATCGAGGCCGCGGTGGAACGGTTCGATCCCCAAGGGCCGGCAAATATCGAACTGTTGCTCGTCCTCGGTCTCATCGAGGATGAGCGCGGCCATTACGATCGCGCTATCCGACACTTCAACGCGGCCCTGGACATGGGCCGACGCGTATTCCGCGAGAATGACGTGCGCCGTATCGAGATCAACCACCACCTCGCCAATGTGGAGAGAACCATCAATCAGCTCGACAAGGGGATAGCGCGCGCGCATTCGGCGCTGGCAGAGTCCGAGGCGCTGTTCGGCAATGAGCACCCTAAGCTCATGCAAACGCTGTCGCTCTTGGCGCGCATGCTGAGCGAGCAAGGCGATGCCGCTGGCGCGCAAGCCGTGGGACAACGCGCTCTACATATCGTCGAGCAGGCATCGTCTCCCGAGAACCCGGATGTGGCGTACTCACTTTCTCAATTAGGGATGACCTATTTGGAGGACGGCCAGCCGGCGGTCGCGCTACCTCTCTTTCGTCGCGCGTATGCCATGATCCGCCAGAATGACGCGAACACGGCGACCAGGCTCTCGGGGATCGCCCGCGCAGAGGAGGCGCTCGGGCATCTGGAGACCGCACGCACCACGTTCGAGGAGACGTTGGCACTCTACAGACGACTGGAGGGCCCCGGCCATCCGGACACGATCAAAACAGGCGTCCGGCTGGGACGGCTCATGCGCAGGATGCATCTTGAGCGTGATGCGCTGCAGCTCTGTATCCAACTGCTCGATGCCGGCGAGCGCACGCTCGGGCCAGACAGTGTCGCCATCGCATTAGCCCTCTCCTGCGTCGGCGAAGGATACGAGCAACTCGGCCGGCTCCCCGAGGCGCTCAAGGCACTCGAACGAGCCGAGAAGCTCCTCGAAGAGCAGACGACACCGCCGCGGGCAGAGTATCGGGCGATCATCAGCTTCGCCCTTGCACGCGTTCTGTGGCGGACGCGCGGAGATGGGGAGCGCGCCCGACGCCTGGCAAACGAAGCGGTAGACCATTACCAGCACGCAGGGCGCCTCTACGCCGAAAACACGGTTGCCGTCCAGACTTGGTTGACGAAGGTATCCACGCAGCAACGATGAGCGCCAAGGCGCCATTATCCTTCGCCTTTGGTTCGATTGCAGCGCTCGTGAGCGATATCCGACTCTGGGGGCAGCTGAACGACGGCCGCATGATGCGGCTCGAGAGCTGCGATCACGCTCCGCGCGCCGCGCGAATGAACGAACTTTTGCGCGAGGCAAGGCGATGGGTATGCAGTGCGCGAGCCCCGTTCTGGACGAGGAGAGTCGGATGACGCAGAGTCGTGCGCGTGGACGTCCAATCCGCGCGAGAGCGCCTGCTCTTCCGAGGCAAGAGGCGGGACGGTAATGTTGCCGAGAGGTCGGCCGAGCTCCTCGCGCGCGAGGCGGGCGCGGGTTCCGAGCCAATCATCTCCTCCGGAGGCTCGGGAGGAGACAAGATTATCGAGATGTCACGGCCTGGCGCTCCGGGGTTCGAGGCTACTGGACCAGGTGGCACCCTCCGCACGGAAGGTCTCTACAATTGCATTGCCATCGTGGCTTGGGATCCCGTGACCGGTTTCGCGGCGATGGTGCATTACAATACCGCCGAAATAGCGCCGGAGCTCGTAACCAAGAATAGCGCAAACATTGCTCCGAAGTTGCAGGAGCTGAAAGCAGGTCTGGAGGCCACGCTGTCCACGAAATACATGTCGGGTGGATTCGCTCCATCGAATGTTCCACCCGAATATCATATCCAGTGGGGGGTATCTTGGAACGAAGTACCGGACAATAAGTTATTGAACTTGAAGCCTGCCCTCGTGGAGGCGGTTGGAGACGTCTTCCAGCCGAAGACCTCCGGGCAGTTGGTCGGCAACCCTGACGCGGCTTTCCATACGGACGTATCGGGCGGCGACTACGGCTGGCGGTTGTAGCCGTGCCGCGCGCGGTCTCCCGCGCGAGCCCGCCCCAAAATGTGGGTATGTGGGAGCCTCGCCGGCGGGCGTGCATCGTGACCTTCGAGAGGGCCCAAGCACACGGCGAGATTCGCTCCGGCATCGACGCCGATCTCCTGGTGGATCGCTTCGCCGCCCCGATCGTCTTCCGATGCTCTTCGGTCACTACGAGCTCGGCCCCGCGTTCGCGGAGGAAATCACGCGCGCCGTGCTCTTTGGCGTGGGATGGGCCACGAGCACCGCTGCGCGGCGACCCGCTCGCGGGCTCCGGCAGCGCAGCGGCGACGGACGCGATCTCCTGCCGAATGAACGCATGCGCGGGATCGGAGTCGTGCCGATCGTTGTTCGCCACCTCTCGCGCAGTCGCACGATCCGGCGCCCAGCATCGTTACCTTACGGTTTGCCTCCGGGTGGAGGACCTTGATAGCCTTTTTTGGATGAGCTGTCGATACCGACTTCATAATCGATATCGGGGCTGACGATATTGCCGCTGACGGTGGCAAAAGTCGATTTAATGGCAAGGCCAATCGCTTTGGTGGGCGAGCCCGCGAATTCATTGCCCGTGATGGTCGCGTACTGGATGTCCTCGAACATCAGGGTTTGCGAGGCTTTCAATGTTTCGCAGAAATTGTTGCGAATGGTGAAGTGGTCGGAGTGTCCTCGGCCATCGCCCTCGCCGTCATTCGGGCCTTCGGCCATGAGGCACATATTGTCGATTTTCTCGCATCGATTGCCCTCGATGAGCACGTTTCGGCTAGGAGGCGTGTCGCTCGCGTAAGTTTGCATGCAATCGGCGTGGCCGTATCGATTGCTCGTGCCGCGAACGGTGTTGTGTAGAATTTTGATGTCGTTGCCAAAAAATCGGATACCATCGCCGTCGCCGTTCACGGGAT contains these protein-coding regions:
- a CDS encoding serine/threonine-protein kinase, encoding MFEKNLPTSLQAAIESHFAECSECDRAWGILVQDSTASDSLVPRLAPRGHAVEGPTLPVRASSQPELTPGTRVGRYLVISVIGTGGMGIVYRAIDPELNRAVALKLLRAERADEKRRDRLLREAQALALVDHPNVVNVFDVGQFLGQVFFAMELVEGTTLRAELRRAGSNRKHLLQLLDQAGRGLAAAHSAGLVHRDFKPENVLIAREQRAKVVDFGLARAVDTDSPEEPVTVSPVESMSVLERPITETGGFIGTPAYMAPEQHLGLRADARSDQFSFSIVAYEALLGRHPFVAKSGKLSLEALCAGKVEVRGRRLDQGYLRVLSRGLSRDPADRYPSLEHLLDELALVPRRRRRRVVAILAVVCAAAGLIGGPAIQEHRAQRCEAAATQALAGIWDMPRREKVENVFVDDGKAFGRDVWQRTAATLDAYADQWKRTSAEICRSAESWRAEDQATHTRASLCLDERRRELRAVTDVLAAGDRDVRLRAPDITIQLGSLSTCTNPAALALTPLPTYDRTTSITVEHIRDLLAQSQALDDARKTAPSQEAARQALELARKLPDRALAAEALYRLSIAQESAGEFDASEASIVQAVADAESSGHERLLPLVLTQLLSVVGNDQERPSEVERLVPFIEAAVERFDPQGPANIELLLVLGLIEDERGHYDRAIRHFNAALDMGRRVFRENDVRRIEINHHLANVERTINQLDKGIARAHSALAESEALFGNEHPKLMQTLSLLARMLSEQGDAAGAQAVGQRALHIVEQASSPENPDVAYSLSQLGMTYLEDGQPAVALPLFRRAYAMIRQNDANTATRLSGIARAEEALGHLETARTTFEETLALYRRLEGPGHPDTIKTGVRLGRLMRRMHLERDALQLCIQLLDAGERTLGPDSVAIALALSCVGEGYEQLGRLPEALKALERAEKLLEEQTTPPRAEYRAIISFALARVLWRTRGDGERARRLANEAVDHYQHAGRLYAENTVAVQTWLTKVSTQQR
- a CDS encoding right-handed parallel beta-helix repeat-containing protein, with protein sequence MANAGRVKPVIRGRMKFMTIRNTKLAFTVAIGAFFVQACAAQDASTDEKDRPELRVRQGDVRSSASSLAANCTRQITIQDELESANPGDVVCFQSSMKKSRLKITKGGTPDAPIVYSGENANVDGITIEASNVIVQNYTLVKPNAPGIWAEGNNITLQNNTIVNPVNGDGDGIRFFGNDIKILHNTVRGTSNRYGHADCMQTYASDTPPSRNVLIEGNRCEKIDNMCLMAEGPNDGEGDGRGHSDHFTIRNNFCETLKASQTLMFEDIQYATITGNEFAGSPTKAIGLAIKSTFATVSGNIVSPDIDYEVGIDSSSKKGYQGPPPGGKP